One window of the Luteolibacter sp. Y139 genome contains the following:
- a CDS encoding lamin tail domain-containing protein, producing the protein MNSLPALALLLACVLPSTASAGLLAHWKLDSSTADEVASYPATWEGTAAYSNTVASPHSTAAATLSSSWLKAGTGINFDRDQSFSATAWIKGGAQDSTIVGDMVEDELHRGWEMHVGSSANGANSDSVTVWLSNDYPAIALQVNAALPVLDQQWHHVAFTYDGSSTAAGVKIYIDGVAVPVTTSLDTLGSSIANGTQAELNIGSRNNGAAHNFTGDLDEVAIFDHALTATEMTGLFQGGVESITWPVITATTPQAGQTVDTLVSADVTFSFPVSGVGASDLLINGTIANGLQVIDSKHYRFAFPAPSQGPVNFTWAAAHGITGLNGTPAQPAPWSATFSSLLPTPEVIISEFLTRNAGGQEDEDHDTPDWIELLNPGTAAVDLAGWALTDDPALPRRWVLPSVILQPGQRRVIFASGKDRRNPAANLHTDFKLGDDGGYLALSNPAGILAHVFDGYPPQEGNVSFGLNASNKPSDGRAGWRYFLPTPGTASSTIYSAGSIAGMSWTPQIPTVGQPITVTVRVTPDVVVSGTPTLSYVVMHGSVQTVPLSDNGLNGDVTANDSTWTAVIPAGATTGQMVRWRALLVSAGGASRWPVNTNANQPLPLYEGTVVGGEPTGQTLPVYQLFVPDYVFPTTTTQTGIDSDGGARGAFFGGGKLYDNVLIRIKGTTSRYLFKRSHRVDFNPGRDFQWSPDLPAQRELNLNSEYNDPSYLRQFHQLWMHRDSGNAGAPHFPVQLRMNGATWQLAFHTYSADSELVEELGLDPRGALYKQVGTLDSGAGAEKKARRWESNADYTAFKAGISSSASLTSRLQYIHDNTNLPAVINYLAVTRIAQEADDVWANMVLYRDSDGTREWRPIPFDLNLSFGQLFYAGEAPNTVVQATNDANKSHPLYGTSQCLPNTGLTTSWNRLYEAVIRNDSTRNMLLRRMRTLMDRYLATSAANSSLETSFNTMGALIDPYATADRAQWGWPPNSGAYGLGPNISPSSGLATLKTSFLAARRTHLYTTHSINNASKTLGIGNNNKAGIPDSQAAAPTVNFGVIEAHSANADQEYIQLVNPSAAVAVDISDWTLTGASGSFTLKGGTVISPAGSIYISPNVLAFRSRTVSPKAGETRFVVGPYSGHLSPYGEKLVLKNAAGTTIAQTNVAADPAAPPVAIKVTEILSSSAHTTGTINGDWWELTNTAATPIDLSGFSWDDNHNVSAQAVFPAFVLAAGESIVILDEDDEDEAALFRVAWNLPASVRILTREDFHLPDGFQGLGNGDSVIVYIPSGTETARANYLAHQAGKSRAWFRNGDAVPGGYSQLGKYGAVLSSPNPGDLGSPGFAAADPATLTAPYDIWAASHDLWSTEALATADPDGDGRNNRIEYLFGGDPRLRDLAPAQTMTRSGTELRWTFTRRNNDPSLTFELQGSANLVTWTPASLTLVQQVAHPTLADHVLVTYRVTPGTGAMFYRVKCD; encoded by the coding sequence ATGAACTCCCTGCCTGCCTTAGCCCTCCTCCTTGCCTGCGTCCTGCCCTCCACGGCCAGCGCAGGCCTGCTTGCCCACTGGAAACTCGACTCGTCTACCGCGGACGAAGTCGCCTCCTACCCGGCGACCTGGGAAGGCACCGCCGCCTATTCCAATACGGTGGCGTCCCCTCACAGCACCGCGGCGGCCACCCTCTCCAGCAGCTGGCTGAAAGCAGGCACCGGGATCAATTTCGACCGTGACCAGTCCTTCTCGGCCACCGCGTGGATCAAAGGCGGTGCGCAGGATAGCACCATCGTCGGCGACATGGTTGAGGACGAGCTGCACCGCGGCTGGGAAATGCATGTCGGTTCGTCCGCAAACGGCGCGAATTCCGACAGCGTGACGGTATGGCTGAGCAATGACTACCCGGCCATCGCCCTTCAGGTGAATGCCGCGCTCCCGGTGCTGGACCAGCAGTGGCATCACGTCGCCTTCACCTACGATGGATCCAGTACCGCGGCGGGCGTGAAGATCTATATCGATGGCGTGGCGGTGCCGGTCACCACGAGCCTCGATACGCTGGGCAGCAGCATCGCGAATGGCACCCAGGCAGAACTGAACATCGGCTCACGCAACAACGGAGCCGCCCACAATTTCACCGGCGATCTCGATGAGGTGGCGATCTTCGATCACGCCCTCACCGCCACCGAAATGACCGGCCTCTTCCAAGGCGGCGTGGAATCCATCACCTGGCCCGTGATCACCGCCACCACTCCGCAGGCCGGGCAGACCGTGGACACCCTCGTCTCCGCCGATGTGACCTTCTCCTTCCCCGTCAGCGGCGTCGGTGCCTCCGACCTGCTGATCAATGGAACTATCGCCAACGGCCTCCAAGTGATCGACTCGAAGCACTATCGCTTCGCCTTCCCCGCACCTTCCCAGGGACCGGTGAACTTCACCTGGGCAGCCGCTCACGGGATCACCGGGCTCAATGGAACCCCTGCCCAACCCGCCCCGTGGTCCGCGACCTTCAGCTCTCTCCTGCCCACACCCGAGGTCATCATTTCCGAATTCCTCACGAGGAATGCGGGCGGCCAGGAAGATGAGGATCACGATACCCCGGACTGGATCGAGCTCCTGAACCCCGGCACCGCTGCCGTGGATCTCGCCGGCTGGGCACTCACGGACGATCCCGCCCTGCCACGCCGTTGGGTCCTACCTTCCGTCATCCTCCAGCCCGGCCAGCGTCGCGTGATCTTCGCATCTGGAAAAGACCGGCGGAATCCAGCAGCGAACCTGCACACCGACTTCAAGCTCGGCGATGATGGCGGCTACCTCGCGCTCTCGAATCCCGCGGGAATCCTGGCGCATGTCTTCGATGGCTACCCGCCCCAGGAAGGCAATGTCTCCTTCGGTCTCAACGCGAGCAATAAGCCTTCCGATGGACGCGCCGGCTGGCGCTATTTCCTCCCCACGCCCGGCACGGCATCATCCACCATCTATTCCGCCGGCTCGATCGCTGGCATGTCCTGGACCCCGCAAATTCCCACCGTCGGCCAGCCCATCACGGTCACCGTACGGGTCACCCCGGACGTCGTAGTCTCCGGCACGCCCACGCTCAGCTACGTGGTCATGCACGGCAGCGTTCAAACGGTTCCCCTCTCTGACAACGGACTCAACGGCGACGTGACCGCCAATGACAGCACCTGGACCGCGGTCATCCCTGCCGGTGCCACCACCGGACAGATGGTCCGCTGGCGCGCCCTGCTCGTGAGCGCCGGCGGCGCCTCCCGCTGGCCGGTGAATACCAATGCCAACCAGCCCTTGCCGCTTTACGAGGGCACCGTGGTCGGCGGCGAACCGACCGGCCAGACCCTGCCGGTCTATCAGCTCTTCGTCCCGGACTACGTCTTTCCCACCACCACCACCCAGACCGGCATCGATTCCGATGGCGGCGCTCGCGGTGCCTTCTTCGGCGGCGGCAAGCTCTACGATAACGTCCTGATCCGCATCAAGGGCACCACCTCCCGCTATCTCTTCAAGCGCTCCCACCGCGTCGATTTCAACCCCGGCCGCGATTTCCAATGGTCGCCGGACTTGCCCGCGCAGCGTGAATTGAATCTCAACTCCGAGTACAACGACCCCAGCTACCTCCGCCAGTTCCACCAGCTCTGGATGCACCGCGACTCGGGAAATGCCGGCGCTCCCCACTTCCCGGTGCAGCTGCGCATGAATGGCGCCACCTGGCAGCTCGCCTTCCACACCTACTCTGCGGACAGCGAGCTGGTGGAGGAGCTCGGCCTCGATCCCCGCGGCGCCCTCTACAAGCAAGTCGGCACGCTCGACTCCGGTGCCGGTGCGGAGAAAAAGGCCCGCCGCTGGGAAAGCAACGCCGACTACACCGCCTTCAAGGCAGGCATCTCCTCCTCCGCGTCCCTCACGTCGCGGCTCCAATACATCCACGACAATACGAACCTCCCCGCCGTCATCAACTACCTCGCGGTGACCCGCATCGCCCAGGAAGCCGACGACGTCTGGGCAAACATGGTCCTCTACCGCGATAGCGATGGCACCCGCGAATGGCGGCCCATCCCCTTCGACCTCAATCTCTCCTTCGGCCAGCTCTTCTACGCGGGCGAGGCCCCCAACACGGTGGTGCAGGCCACCAATGACGCGAACAAGAGCCACCCGCTCTACGGCACTTCGCAGTGCCTGCCGAATACCGGCCTCACCACCAGCTGGAACCGCCTCTACGAAGCCGTCATCCGCAACGACAGCACCCGCAATATGCTGCTCCGCCGGATGCGGACCCTGATGGATCGCTACCTCGCTACCAGCGCGGCCAATTCATCGCTCGAAACGAGCTTCAATACCATGGGCGCCTTGATCGATCCCTACGCCACCGCAGATCGCGCGCAATGGGGTTGGCCGCCGAATAGCGGTGCCTACGGGCTCGGGCCGAACATCTCGCCATCCTCCGGTCTCGCGACGCTGAAGACTTCCTTCCTCGCCGCGCGCCGCACCCACCTCTACACCACCCACTCGATCAACAACGCCAGCAAGACCCTGGGCATCGGCAACAACAACAAGGCCGGCATTCCCGATTCCCAAGCCGCCGCGCCCACCGTCAATTTCGGCGTCATCGAGGCTCATTCGGCGAATGCCGACCAGGAATACATCCAGCTCGTGAATCCGAGCGCCGCCGTCGCCGTGGATATCAGCGATTGGACGCTCACCGGTGCCAGCGGCTCCTTCACGTTGAAAGGCGGCACTGTGATCTCGCCCGCCGGCTCGATCTACATCTCGCCGAATGTCCTCGCCTTCCGCTCCCGCACCGTTTCGCCGAAGGCAGGCGAGACCCGCTTCGTCGTCGGCCCCTACTCCGGACACCTCTCGCCCTATGGCGAGAAGCTCGTCTTGAAAAACGCCGCAGGCACCACCATCGCCCAGACCAATGTCGCCGCCGATCCCGCAGCCCCGCCGGTCGCGATCAAGGTCACCGAGATCCTTTCCAGCAGCGCCCACACCACCGGCACCATCAATGGCGACTGGTGGGAACTCACCAATACCGCCGCGACCCCGATCGACCTCTCCGGCTTCTCTTGGGACGATAACCATAACGTCTCCGCCCAAGCCGTCTTCCCGGCCTTCGTGCTCGCCGCCGGTGAAAGCATCGTGATCCTCGACGAGGACGATGAAGACGAGGCCGCCCTGTTCCGCGTCGCGTGGAATCTCCCCGCTTCGGTGCGCATCCTCACCCGCGAGGACTTCCATCTTCCGGATGGCTTTCAGGGCCTCGGCAATGGCGACTCCGTCATCGTCTACATCCCATCCGGCACCGAGACCGCGAGAGCCAATTACCTCGCCCACCAAGCTGGCAAGTCCCGCGCTTGGTTCCGGAATGGCGACGCCGTTCCCGGCGGTTACAGCCAGCTTGGGAAATACGGTGCCGTGCTCTCGTCGCCGAATCCCGGCGATCTCGGCTCTCCCGGCTTCGCCGCTGCCGATCCCGCCACGCTCACCGCGCCCTATGACATCTGGGCCGCTTCCCACGACCTCTGGTCCACCGAGGCGCTCGCCACCGCCGATCCCGATGGCGATGGCCGGAACAATCGCATCGAATATCTCTTCGGCGGTGACCCCCGCTTGCGCGATCTCGCTCCGGCCCAGACCATGACCCGCAGCGGCACCGAACTGCGCTGGACCTTCACCCGCCGCAATAACGACCCATCGCTCACCTTCGAGCTCCAGGGCTCTGCCAATCTGGTCACCTGGACTCCGGCCTCCCTCACCCTCGTCCAACAGGTCGCCCATCCCACCCTCGCGGATCACGTGCTGGTCACCTATCGCGTCACCCCCGGCACCGGCGCCATGTTTTACCGGGTGAAGTGCGACTGA
- the glpX gene encoding class II fructose-bisphosphatase: MIDPERIFEMDFLRATEGAAIVAHRWMGRGEKEAADAAACDAIRGMFDLMDMRGEVVIGEGIKDEAPGIFKGEKVGTWAEGSPQFHIALDPVDGTTNVSKGMANSVSCIAAAIPVDGEESALEDIPAFYLEKLSYPEKVRQAFIADPKLPISVEAPTEEVIKITAKILEKDIRDIVVMILDRPRNQPYIDAVRRMGAKLRMISDGDIAAAIAPALPESNVDLYIGIGGAPEGVLSAAGLRCLGGGLQAKIWPKDGLEKRVLIAEGFGHLLDRVYLSKDLAKGDRILFSATGISDSPLLRGVEVNGNVARTHSVLMRVKSRTVRSIKAAHDLSKKTFRLRSKSAEVLLLD, encoded by the coding sequence ATGATCGACCCCGAACGCATTTTTGAAATGGATTTCCTTCGGGCCACCGAGGGAGCCGCCATCGTCGCCCACCGTTGGATGGGCCGTGGCGAGAAAGAAGCTGCCGATGCCGCCGCCTGCGATGCCATCCGTGGCATGTTCGACCTGATGGACATGCGCGGCGAAGTCGTCATCGGCGAGGGCATCAAGGACGAAGCGCCCGGCATCTTCAAAGGCGAGAAGGTCGGCACCTGGGCCGAAGGCTCGCCGCAATTCCACATCGCGCTCGATCCCGTCGACGGCACCACCAACGTCTCGAAGGGCATGGCCAACTCGGTGTCCTGCATCGCCGCCGCCATCCCGGTCGATGGCGAGGAGAGCGCGCTCGAAGACATCCCCGCCTTCTACCTCGAGAAGCTCTCCTATCCGGAGAAAGTCCGCCAGGCCTTCATCGCCGATCCCAAGCTTCCCATCAGCGTCGAAGCCCCAACTGAAGAGGTCATCAAGATCACCGCGAAGATCCTTGAGAAGGACATCCGCGACATCGTCGTGATGATCCTCGATCGTCCGCGCAACCAGCCTTACATCGACGCCGTGCGCCGCATGGGCGCCAAGCTGCGCATGATCTCCGACGGCGACATCGCCGCCGCGATCGCGCCCGCTTTGCCAGAGAGCAATGTCGATCTCTACATCGGCATCGGCGGCGCTCCGGAAGGCGTGCTTTCCGCCGCCGGCCTTCGCTGCCTCGGCGGCGGCCTGCAGGCCAAGATCTGGCCAAAGGACGGCCTCGAAAAGCGCGTCCTCATTGCCGAAGGCTTCGGTCACTTGCTGGACCGCGTCTATCTTTCCAAGGATCTTGCCAAAGGTGACCGCATCCTCTTCAGCGCCACCGGCATTTCCGATAGCCCGCTGCTCCGCGGCGTGGAAGTGAATGGCAATGTCGCCCGCACTCACTCCGTCCTGATGCGGGTGAAGAGCCGCACCGTCCGCTCGATCAAGGCCGCGCATGACCTCTCCAAGAAGACCTTCCGTCTTCGCTCGAAGAGCGCCGAGGTGCTGCTGCTAGACTAA
- a CDS encoding ABC transporter substrate-binding protein yields the protein MNRRHFIAASALAAASIPACKQKVGSTGASGAKKTLTVFTWADYLSEKAKQSFEQAHNCTVVVDTFDSNEAMLAKLESGAVGYDVLVPSSYAVQALKRKGMVQPLDHAKIPNLKNMDAAYLAKALDPKMEFSVPYMMAPTCLCYLASKVSNPVNSWAMLDRADLKGRITMLDDMREVLGAALKFLGHPLNSTDPTQLAAAGEVARRWKDNIAKFENEQYKTGIASGEFFLVQGYAGDLIQAKEENEDMKIFIPKEGAAFSCDDLCIPKGAKEVDLAYAFINHVTEASVAAENMEWIGYRAPNSAAYASLSEDFRGSEVLFPPEELFAKCEPIDDLGDKLPLWTAEWDKVKKP from the coding sequence ATGAACCGCCGCCACTTCATCGCCGCCTCCGCGCTCGCCGCCGCGTCCATCCCCGCCTGCAAGCAGAAGGTCGGATCCACCGGAGCTTCGGGCGCCAAGAAGACGCTGACCGTGTTCACCTGGGCGGACTACCTCAGCGAGAAGGCCAAGCAGAGTTTCGAGCAGGCCCACAATTGCACCGTGGTCGTGGACACCTTCGATTCGAACGAAGCGATGCTCGCGAAGCTGGAATCCGGCGCGGTGGGTTACGACGTGCTCGTTCCCTCCTCCTACGCCGTTCAGGCGCTCAAGCGAAAGGGCATGGTCCAGCCGCTCGACCACGCGAAGATCCCGAATCTCAAGAACATGGACGCCGCCTACCTCGCCAAGGCGCTCGACCCGAAAATGGAATTCTCCGTGCCCTACATGATGGCACCCACCTGCCTCTGCTATCTCGCGTCAAAGGTGAGCAATCCCGTGAACTCGTGGGCCATGCTCGACCGCGCGGACCTGAAGGGCCGCATCACCATGCTCGATGACATGCGCGAGGTGCTCGGCGCCGCGCTGAAATTCCTCGGCCATCCCTTGAACTCCACCGATCCCACCCAGCTCGCCGCCGCGGGCGAAGTCGCGCGCCGCTGGAAGGACAACATCGCGAAGTTTGAGAACGAGCAGTACAAGACCGGCATCGCGTCCGGAGAATTCTTCCTCGTGCAAGGCTACGCCGGCGATCTCATCCAGGCCAAGGAGGAGAATGAAGACATGAAGATCTTCATCCCGAAGGAAGGCGCCGCCTTCTCCTGCGACGACCTCTGCATCCCGAAGGGCGCGAAGGAGGTCGATCTCGCCTACGCCTTCATCAATCACGTCACCGAGGCCAGCGTCGCCGCTGAAAATATGGAGTGGATCGGCTACCGCGCGCCAAACTCCGCTGCCTACGCCAGCCTGAGCGAGGATTTCCGCGGCAGCGAGGTGCTCTTCCCGCCGGAAGAGCTCTTCGCCAAGTGCGAGCCCATCGATGACCTCGGCGACAAGCTCCCGCTCTGGACCGCCGAGTGGGACAAGGTGAAGAAGCCCTGA
- a CDS encoding putative signal transducing protein: MKRVFDHIDFTIVGHLQSILESEGIRTEIRNEGASRAAGELPISEVYPELWVLDNADEARAKAIIRDYRQAAAETPVSPDWTCPVCKEHVEGVFSECWNCGTPAPTRPDL; encoded by the coding sequence ATGAAGCGCGTCTTCGACCACATCGACTTCACCATCGTCGGCCACCTCCAATCCATCCTGGAGTCCGAAGGCATCCGCACCGAGATCCGCAATGAAGGAGCCTCCCGCGCCGCCGGCGAGCTGCCGATTTCCGAGGTCTACCCCGAACTGTGGGTGCTGGACAATGCCGACGAAGCCCGCGCCAAAGCCATCATCCGCGACTACCGCCAGGCCGCCGCCGAAACGCCCGTCAGCCCCGATTGGACCTGCCCCGTCTGCAAGGAACACGTCGAAGGCGTCTTCTCCGAATGCTGGAACTGCGGCACCCCCGCCCCCACCCGCCCGGACCTCTGA
- a CDS encoding ABC transporter permease, protein MKTDRKPELLSTAPSFLWLVMFVLVPVAIIFAIAFRPALAAGGIGEGWSLDAIRALADPSYPALFARTIFTAAATTVLSIAISLPVAYSMARLTPVWRSRVLLLVIVPFWTNFVIRVFAWQQILHAQGYVAEAMRSIGLLGENERLLGNLTAVIIVSVYTYLPFAILPLFAAAEKFDFGLLDAARDLGAKPLRAFFSVFIPGIRQGAITAFLVVFIPMLGSYVVPDMVGGTTTQMIGNKIAQRNFTDRNLPEAAALSGALALLVLAPMFLRRKEKTA, encoded by the coding sequence ATGAAAACGGACCGCAAACCCGAGCTTCTCTCAACTGCGCCCAGCTTCCTCTGGCTGGTGATGTTCGTGCTGGTCCCAGTGGCGATCATCTTCGCCATCGCCTTCCGGCCAGCGCTTGCAGCCGGTGGCATCGGTGAAGGCTGGAGTTTGGATGCCATTCGCGCACTTGCCGATCCAAGCTATCCCGCACTATTCGCCCGCACGATCTTCACGGCAGCCGCGACCACGGTGCTCTCCATCGCCATATCGTTGCCAGTCGCCTATTCAATGGCCCGCCTGACACCTGTCTGGCGCTCGCGAGTGTTGCTACTGGTCATCGTGCCGTTCTGGACGAATTTCGTGATCCGCGTCTTCGCCTGGCAGCAGATCCTCCATGCCCAAGGCTATGTCGCCGAGGCGATGCGCAGCATCGGGCTGCTAGGAGAAAACGAGCGTCTGTTAGGCAACCTCACCGCCGTCATCATCGTCAGCGTCTACACCTACCTGCCTTTCGCCATCCTGCCGCTCTTCGCCGCAGCCGAAAAATTCGACTTCGGCCTCCTCGATGCCGCGCGCGACCTCGGTGCTAAACCCCTGCGCGCCTTCTTCTCCGTCTTCATCCCCGGCATCCGCCAAGGCGCCATCACCGCCTTCCTCGTGGTCTTCATCCCCATGCTCGGCTCCTACGTCGTGCCAGACATGGTCGGCGGAACCACCACCCAGATGATCGGCAACAAGATCGCCCAGCGGAACTTCACCGACCGCAATCTTCCCGAAGCCGCTGCGCTCTCCGGCGCGCTCGCGCTCCTCGTGCTGGCTCCCATGTTCCTCAGGAGAAAGGAGAAGACCGCATGA
- a CDS encoding GNAT family N-acetyltransferase has protein sequence MIDMLVRLYDLPESAELYATVAGQGITLRRARAFEKHTVAEFARTHFSAKWVSEVEVALSRQPVACFIATKDKAILGFACFDTTMRGFFGPTGVAETARGTGIGKALLFKALEGLRDIGYAYAFIGGVGPREFYEKACGAIEIPGSDPGIYGDILP, from the coding sequence ATGATCGACATGCTCGTGCGCCTCTACGACCTGCCTGAAAGCGCGGAACTCTACGCGACGGTGGCCGGGCAGGGGATCACGCTGCGGCGCGCGCGGGCTTTCGAGAAGCATACGGTGGCTGAGTTCGCGCGCACCCATTTCTCGGCGAAGTGGGTCAGCGAGGTGGAGGTGGCGCTGAGCCGTCAGCCGGTGGCGTGCTTCATCGCGACGAAGGACAAGGCGATCCTTGGCTTCGCCTGCTTTGACACGACGATGCGTGGGTTCTTCGGGCCGACTGGCGTGGCTGAAACGGCCCGCGGCACGGGGATCGGAAAGGCGCTGCTTTTCAAGGCGCTCGAGGGGCTGCGTGATATTGGCTACGCGTATGCCTTCATCGGCGGGGTGGGACCGCGGGAGTTCTATGAGAAGGCTTGTGGGGCCATCGAGATCCCCGGAAGCGATCCGGGGATCTATGGGGACATTTTGCCGTGA
- a CDS encoding ABC transporter permease has protein sequence MKPSRVPLIALILTLVFFYLPIGFLVLNSFNDSRYASTWSGFTTRWYTRLFERTDILAALANSVKVATAASLVSMVLGTAAAFALQRYKSRLQDAHKLLVAVPLVLPDILMGMSLLLLFISFGMKLSLLTISIAHITFCLSYVALVVQARLQDFDFNVVEAARDLGATKTQAFMRVTLPLLAPGIFAGGLLAFTLSIDDYVITYFVKGPGSDTLPTLVYSMIKKSKDLPVINALSSLMLIVTFAVVAVSQRLTRPAVAESK, from the coding sequence ATGAAGCCAAGCCGCGTCCCTCTCATCGCCCTGATCCTGACGCTGGTCTTCTTCTACCTGCCGATCGGCTTCCTGGTGCTGAATTCCTTCAATGATTCACGCTATGCCTCGACGTGGAGCGGCTTCACCACGCGCTGGTATACGCGGCTTTTCGAGCGCACCGACATCCTCGCGGCGCTGGCCAATTCCGTGAAGGTTGCCACCGCCGCCAGCCTCGTCTCCATGGTGCTCGGCACCGCCGCCGCCTTCGCACTCCAGCGTTACAAGTCCCGCCTGCAGGACGCCCACAAGCTCCTCGTCGCCGTGCCGCTGGTGTTACCGGACATCCTCATGGGCATGAGCCTGCTGCTGCTCTTCATCTCCTTCGGGATGAAGCTCAGCCTGCTGACCATCTCGATCGCCCACATCACCTTCTGCCTGAGCTACGTCGCGCTCGTCGTGCAGGCCCGCTTGCAGGACTTCGATTTCAATGTGGTGGAAGCCGCCCGTGACCTCGGCGCCACGAAGACCCAGGCATTCATGAGAGTCACCCTGCCGCTGCTCGCCCCGGGCATCTTCGCCGGCGGCCTGCTTGCCTTCACGCTCTCGATCGACGACTACGTCATCACCTACTTCGTCAAAGGCCCCGGCTCGGATACCCTTCCGACGCTCGTCTATTCCATGATCAAGAAAAGCAAGGATCTCCCGGTGATCAATGCCCTGTCCTCGCTCATGCTCATCGTCACCTTCGCCGTGGTCGCCGTCTCACAGCGCCTCACGAGGCCGGCCGTGGCCGAGTCCAAGTGA
- a CDS encoding ABC transporter ATP-binding protein produces MAYLRFENVTRRYGTFTAINDVTLDIEKGETFSLLGPSGCGKTTLLRMAAGFDQPDLGRVYLDGKDITPLPPDQRPVNTVFQSYALFPHLSVRENIAFGPRIAKWTPAEIAKGVDQMLELVDLKAHGDKKPSQLSGGMKQRVAIARALVNKPKVLLLDEPLAALDLKLRQRLIVELDAIHDEVGITFIYVTHDQGEAMSISDRIAVMNKGIIEQVGPPAEIYEAPRTSFVAAFIGDTNFLDGKITEAIDARFSRCEVKNFGSIIIDNDKAVKVGDRVHLSIRPEKLMVSRDKPAISPMDNAVEGKVEDVIYYGSHTRYWVRCGEWRLCAEMQHRTFQLDESPPKWGDTVWLLWDANDGFLLEQYREEDEGMLTLPDAS; encoded by the coding sequence ATGGCCTACCTGCGCTTCGAGAATGTGACCCGCCGCTACGGGACCTTCACTGCCATCAATGATGTCACCCTGGACATCGAAAAGGGCGAGACCTTCTCCCTGCTCGGACCCTCCGGCTGCGGGAAGACCACCTTGCTCCGGATGGCCGCCGGCTTCGACCAGCCCGACCTCGGCCGCGTCTATCTCGATGGCAAGGATATCACCCCGCTGCCACCCGACCAGCGACCGGTGAACACGGTCTTCCAGAGCTACGCGCTCTTCCCGCACTTGAGCGTCCGCGAGAACATCGCCTTCGGCCCCAGGATCGCCAAATGGACCCCAGCCGAAATCGCCAAGGGCGTCGACCAAATGCTCGAACTCGTCGACCTCAAGGCCCACGGCGACAAGAAGCCGTCCCAGCTTTCCGGCGGCATGAAGCAGCGCGTCGCCATCGCCCGCGCATTGGTCAATAAGCCCAAGGTCCTCCTCTTGGACGAACCGCTCGCCGCCCTCGATCTCAAGCTCCGCCAGCGCCTCATCGTCGAGCTCGATGCCATCCACGACGAAGTCGGCATCACCTTCATCTACGTCACCCACGACCAGGGCGAGGCGATGTCGATCTCCGACCGCATCGCCGTGATGAATAAAGGCATCATCGAGCAAGTTGGCCCGCCCGCAGAGATCTACGAAGCCCCCCGCACCTCCTTCGTCGCCGCCTTCATCGGCGACACGAATTTCCTCGATGGCAAAATCACCGAAGCCATCGACGCCCGCTTCTCTCGCTGCGAGGTGAAGAACTTTGGCAGCATCATCATCGACAATGACAAAGCGGTCAAAGTGGGCGACCGCGTCCACCTCTCCATCCGCCCGGAGAAGCTGATGGTTTCCCGGGACAAACCCGCCATCTCGCCGATGGACAACGCCGTCGAAGGCAAGGTCGAAGACGTCATCTACTACGGCTCCCACACCCGCTACTGGGTCCGCTGCGGCGAATGGCGCCTGTGTGCAGAAATGCAGCACCGCACCTTCCAGCTGGACGAATCCCCGCCCAAATGGGGCGACACCGTCTGGCTCCTGTGGGACGCGAATGACGGCTTCCTGCTAGAGCAATATCGTGAGGAAGACGAAGGCATGCTGACCCTTCCAGACGCCAGCTGA